TAACTTTTTTATTGGCACAGAccctttcatatttttgtatggtAAGCTAGAAGAGGTCacttatcaaataattttagaaGTATAAGAGATTTGCATTGTGTGCAACCGACCCAAAACTTAGTAAGTTACAAACTTTGAAAATTTCTATTTACTAGTAGATAGAAGGTGTCAGTGAATTGTATCCCAATAATGAAGCAATTATTCTAAAACATTCCCTTCTCCCACTTATACCAATGCATTATCATCATATAAATTTTGTGACTTCTCAAAATGTCTCTGCTCTTGtatgaatatatacaaaaaattgttaagCCCAGAAgatcaaaaaacattttaatacacaatgtACTTACTATTTAAAAATTCATCTACAATTTTTTCAGATTCTTCCTCTGCCTCCATTAATGCGACTTTCATGTTCGTCTGAATGTTTGTTGGATGGAATGTATCAGACAGTGACATAAGCTTCTCTTGATCTCGCTCAAATTCTTCCCTTGATCTTTCAAAAAGTTGATTCTGAAAGCAATAGTTGTCTTCAATGTATACACTATATAAGATTAGCTGAATCATGGAAAGGTTTTCAgagattattaaaaaaaaattgcaggtGGTTGTGAAGTTATGAAGTTAAATGACACTTATGGATGTACATTTACTTAATAGGTGAGGCTTCagaatttgtgtcaaatgtttgATCCCCTCAGTGTTTTCTCTACAATACAAGGTGAAATATTTTTCCCCATgacacccatttatttttttcatataaaacttaATAGGTCATAAAGGGTCATTTAGcaaaatttaagcagattcttgattttctttcttttgatttgagacccaAAAAACACCAATGCAAATTCAAAGTAAAAGTCTGAGGGagtcatattttcaaaataaaatatctcgaaaaggaaaTCAATGACATATTTAGAAATCCACAGTAGTGTTTCTAATCTattctaaaataatttaatttctcCTTGTctacagttttataaaacacCTTTACCTTTTCACCAACCCATTGTCTCATCTGTTGAATCTTTGGTTTCTTCGATAAATTTTCttctgtaaaataattattttaatggATCTTTATGCTAAGTAAATTTAGTACAAAGTATCTTTAGTTAATGAATAGCTAtttatgttttgataaaaagtaGGTGTTTTCTATCTGAACAATGATAACAAGTTCTTGTTGAATTTTAGCGTATCTCAAATTCATTCAAAAAACTATTCTTATACATAAATAGGACAAAGGTATACAAAAATTAagcattttattcttcaaacatacattgttttgattACATGTATCAAACAGATTGCTGAATGTAAACATTTTCATACCTGTGGATTCTTTTTTATTCTGAGATATTCCTgcttagaaaaaatattatctgttcctttcaatcaattcaaaaagtattttgaaaacttaatcAAATAGTTTTCACGTCTTTAAAACTATCTCTACCACATTTAGATAActccaaaaataaaacagacaacatTTGCATACTTACTAGCTAGTTCTATACATTCACTAGATAATTTTTCTctgtcttctttcatttttgatacttctgacattttttgtatcatttctAAGATTTTGTCTTCTTCATTTAATAATCCATTTAATTCTGTAAgactgtaaaacaaataaaagatatacacTCAATGTCAACAAAGCTAACAATTTACGACTTAACCTTTTCTAGTACAGAATCAATTTAGTATGTTAACAATTACAAGCTTGGATGTGACAAAcatgaaaatcttttttttatgtcacaCATATGAAAATgtggggtgacatattgcttttcctccttttctttgatttatttttaacacaaaAGTTCATTGTTTTAGTTTCTTAGATTTGGGAACTACTTAGAATTTGGCATGTTGTATAGGCACTCTTCTATCAATGGAGACGATACACTGACTtaaatatgatttgttttgatgtgttgtttggttgctgtctagATTAGGTATTACCAACATctcatttcattcatatttgaCTGGTACCTTTTAGTTTTTAATTCTGGGAAGGCAGCAAACACATCTGGTAACCTTAATTCATCATCTGGTacctgtaaaaataaataaaacaattataaagacTAGATTCATACATATTGGTGAGATTAAGAAACGACCAAAATGTGTTTTATCAATGCAAAACAGGTGAATGAATGAACACTaggctaaaattgatttttcacTTCCAATTACTGTACTGAAACTTAATAATATTGCATTTTGGTCAACGGTACAATGTATAGGATACTCTCTCTCATTTCTGAAATTCATGTATTCAAttgttaatataattaataatgaTCAAATTGTAGTTTTGCCTTATCAAAATTGTTTCAGCAAACCCATATGTTATATATCAATAAGaaatatagcaaaaatgtttttttttttaatctaactGAACAAGACGTGGAATCTTACACTTGGACCAGAACTACTTGATGGAATAGTCGGTGCTGAAACTGTCTGTGGTGGGAGACTTGGTGATGTATAAGGATTATATCCACCATACATTGGATATCCTGTGGGTCCACCTTGTGCTCCTGACTGAGGACCAGTATGTGGGTATTGCATTGGTGCTCCTGGATTGCTGTTTAAAATCagatatattataaaactttatttatcagtaaagcaaatatttttcttacattCCAGTACACATTTTCATCATATTATGCTTTGTTTAGAAAATGTTGAttccttttttatatcaaacatcCAATCATAAATCTTAAGTGATTTCGCATGTTACAGTTGTTTTTTGCATCTATAacaaatgaaattgaatatcAATCTTTATTTGTCTTCATGCTGACTTGTCTGAGAACAAGTAACTGATTTGCATTACTCTGTATCCAACTATATTCGTGGATACCAATCGTTtttggattgaaaaaaaatattttagtggGTACCAATATTTGTGTGGACTCTTGTTTTCTTCGTATGTATATAGGAAATGTGTGctatattgaatatataaaattatggcTAATGTATATCCTGAAATTTTACATCACTCTCACATATCTCAGAAAGGGAGACAATTTGAATGTTCCTCAATGAGTATGTATAAATGTGCTATAATGATCTTACAATCCTTGAGATACAAGTGATGGTGGACTTCTTCTGAATTCTTCTATAATGCTCTGTGTGATCTGGCCTAGACTAGAATGCATtgtaaactgaaaataaaaagtttgtcAAAATGATGGAAAATGAAAAAGCTTAAAaaacaatagaccactttcgagttcatcctttactggaaaaaaatcatcaattatgcacgcctttatgacatCATTTACCATATAGAAGGGATCACCTGTATCCCTGCATTATTTatgttcatcaagcgtcttagtgattttcgttgtgcaggatatactagaaataatgtttattctgtaggtacttaatcaTTATTTCCTAATGACCGgagtgctgattgtcaattaagagaattcaatttgccgaatagtTCATGCAAAACAGTATTACAGTTTTCCAACCAATTGCTCTACATTGGAAATGGAAGTGACGTTGCCCCTAAACGCAAGAATGATGtccactaaaaccagagtttttgatgGAAATGTAtagaactcgaaagttgtctatcaatttgtttttataagcTTATTATCAGTTTGTTCGAATGAATCAAATATTGTATTTGGTCTTTGCTTAATAGTTTTTTCCTAACACTTGTCTacaatgtttgtttaaaaatctAAACGTTTTACCTCCACAGCAATTAACAGCAATTAACACAGAGGTTTCAACTATATAAAGAGTTgtgaacattttaaataagattCTCAAATGAACATGGTTTGCCTGATAGGAAAACTACAAATGTGAAATAGGCAATAATGTCTACcacaaaataatttcaatcTTTGAAGTGCTTTTAAGCATTTAGAAATAATTCCACCTTTCctttaaaagacaatttttaaacatttttacacaATTATGACCAACAATCAACTTAACGTCAGTTAAGAGCTCTACATACCTTATGTTGACCTTGATGAATTGTACATATCATGCCTGgctctaaataaaatttacttagATACTTACTTACTATAAACAATGATAGAATTTACTGTTAATAACTTACAGAACTTAAACTTGGACAACCAATCAGCTTGCCTTGTGTATCCACCCATGAATGATTAACCAATGGTTCTACAGTAACCGTAGGTGGATCTTGTGGAAACTGTGGAGGAAGTgtgctaaaataaaaaaaatatgtatgctGAATGTTTTGTTGCTACTTGGCAAGTTTAAAAGATTATAAATTCTAAGATTTCATTTATTGTATCTCTAGCCTGTCAACTCTGTGGATATTCCAAGTCATGAATCTAGCCTGTCAACTCTGTGGTTATTCCAAGTCCAGAATCTGAAGTTCAGTGCACATGATTGTTGTTGATTgttgtttacaatattttgtttttggcaatatgttgttttctcttttaaaatgtttcgaATTGGGTCATGCTTTTTTATAGCGCACTTTACAGTATAACTTTGTTGTGGTTATAGTTGAAGGTTTTACTAAACAGTGACATGTAGTTGTTTACATATACATCCTCTCTTATCTCTGGTTGACAGAACTTTGTCTCATTTGAAATCAAACCTTACATACCCTAATAAACAGTATTGTGTTAAGTGTAATTCATTTGAAAGTAAGAGCATTGTGTTTTCCTAAGCCTAAAACACAATGCTCTAAGGTTTTTAAGAACAGACAGTATATCAGCTAAAAAACACaagaacaatatatatatacagttaaGTGTTGGTACAATATACCCTTAGTGGtcaactaaattttaaaacataattggGAAATAAATACCCAAATGgagtaaagaaaattatttcctcaatatatattaataaacttACATGACTAAAgttatattgttattattacatCGAAATGTTACTCTGTATTCTGTGTTTGGAATTATCTCACTTGGGCTGAAatgaaaactagaggctctcaagagcctgtgtcgctcaccttggtttatgtgcatattaaacaatggacacagataaattcatagcaaaattgtgttttgattatggtgatgtgtttgtacttcttactttactgaacattcttcttgttacaattatctctatctataatgaacttggcccagtaattacagtggaaaatattttctaaaagtctacaaatatttatgaaaaatgtaataaattgactataaagggcaataactcctaaaggggtcaactgaccaaaTTGGTcgtgctgacttatttgtaaatcttactttgctgaacattattgctgtttactgtttatctctatctataatattaaacaagataataacaaaaaaacagcaaaatttcctaaaaattaccaattcagaggcagcaacccaacaacaggtttttCGATTCATCTCAAattttcagagcagatagatcttgacctgataaacaatttaaccctgttgtcagatttgctctaaatgctttggtttttgagttataagccaaaaactgcattttacccctatgttctatttttagccatggtggccatcttggatggttgaccGGGGCACCagacacaaattttaaataagataccccaatgatgactGTGGCCaagatttgtttaatttggccaagtagtttcagaggagaagatttttgtaaaagattactaagatttacgaaaaatggttaaaaattgactataaagggcaataactcctaaaggggtcaactgaccatttcggtcctgttgacttatttgtaaatcttattttgctgaacattattgctgtttacaatttatctctatctataatattattcaagataataaccaaaaacagcaaaatttccttaaaattaccaattcaggggcagcaacccaacaacggattgttcgattcatctgaaattttcaggacagatagatcttgacctgataatcaatttaatcccatgtcagatttgctctaaatgctttggtttttgagttataagccaaaaactgcattttacccctatgttctatttttagccatggcggccatcttggatatttgaccgggtcaccggacacaatttttaaactagatacccaagtgatgattgtggccaagttttgttaaatttggcccagtagtttcagaggagaagatttttgtaaaagttaacgccggacgcaggacgacgacggacgacgacgacgacgacggacgacgacagacgccggacgcaaagtgatgagaaaagctcacttggcccttcgggccaggtgagctaataaaatgaaatttacttTAAATGCAGCATTTATACATTGTAAGACCAGGGTTACTTAATTTGTTGCTTTTCGGGTCTGTCAACAATaataatctaattaaaaaaaaaaaagaattgacaTGTTCATCTATCATTCTTCTATTGTGCACcaaccatacatgtatatataaataaattatcattccagaattataattaaaaatatctgCTAAGCAGTactttcatgaaattaaattaaactatttaaGTAATTTAAACATTAGCAGATatgattaacatgattaacatgattaaggttTACATTgtgttttgaaacaaaaatctaaaagtAATTCATAATTTGTAGTCCTAAAAGTAGACAGTCATGAAAGACCTAAAATACAATTCAAAGCATGAATATATATCCTTTCTCTTTATAGATATAACTTCAAATGCACTTATAATAAACACAAAttcattaactttttttttgtaactttttcaTTTCCCTCATTTACACAGAAATTTCTTTCTTGCTTAAGTTACTTCTGGTCTAGTTTGACATGAGACTATAAGTAACAATAGAACCAACATCGGAAACGttacagtatttttttcttttttaacttaaaatatgttagaattaaaaaaaatgtaattgataCAGACTTTGTCCCCTTTAACAGGTAGCGCATGCCTCATATTAGTTTACATTGATGCCAGTACGGAAAATTCAATTTAATCGTTACTTTGCCTTTGATTATttcgagattactctgacgtccgacggctgtttagccagacaagctggggctgTGGGATgtcagaatataaaatatagaaaattaaaggtttggcaggtaggtgaaacttacataaatgaagagataaatgaaaactgaagagattgatgcccgatttatataattccaaggccctcagtcggctccagaagcgAGGAAGTAGCGCATCTATTTttggtgggcaaatatccactttttgatatgggacaagctctgacgtcccacggccccagcttgtctggctaaacagctgtcggacgtcagagtaatctcggactagcctttgatgtgatgtgtttgcaactttttaattattttgttaagtCTCACGCTCAAAGATGATTTTTCACAATCATCAATGTCTcctgaaaattgataaaaaaaacaacatgagGCTGTTTTTACCCGTGGGAAGAAAAAGACTTAAAAATGTGTGTTTACTATCACAGCTTGACACAGGAATAAATACATAtcattacaaatagaaaaaaatgtaacctCAATCAAATATTGAGATAGATGTCTAATCAAAGACAACAAGAGCAATTCAGTAAAGTATACGTATATCTAAATTCATGTAATGActcattttcaaatgataattctGCAATTTCTGCAGATACTAAAAGGCATTCCTTACTTTAAATTTGCTTTTTTCAATGAATCAATTTGTTTAGTACGATGTGCCTGGAGATTAGTTTGTGATTGTGCTGTTGACTTGGATTTGTTTCCGATTAGCCAATTCATAATTTCGTTTTTCAGTTCCTTCTCAAGTAAGTTTGACAGGTGCTAATTATTCCCGGAAGTCACTGTTCGTCATCAAAAACGGGGTTCCGGTTGATCATGCGTCGCACTTGAGCGCATGAAATCACAAAGAAATGTAGTTCATACATCATTTTTCCGCTCGTACGTGCATATCTCCTCCTGTCTTTCACCTAAACTGAAGTTGGTGTGTATTCAAAAGAACATTGAAAAGAATCAACCACTGAAAAACCATAAATGCTACAGCTATGCATTGAAACCTTTCTACACTTCCCGTGCATCTTGtatagacaaattatttttgttgcaCACTTGACACAAATTGCAACTTCCCACGTGCAATACATTCAATATTgtgacatattttaaaaaagaccAAGTCTATAGtcatttattttgttactttGAGTTCTGTTGTATCATAATGTATAGATATTTAGTCACCAAAATaaccattatacatgtacaaatgcaTGTTGATTCAAGATCTTGCCTCTTGGTTGAGTAAATCAATATATACATTCACTACCAGTTATCTTAGTCTTGCATTGGTCAAGCTTTTGATCATTACCAGCCGCTGTTTATTACATGTTTTGCATATACATTACCATTATGTAGGATTCTAAAATGTGATTATACTTGTAGTTAGGTAAATGGTCTACGCTATGGTTGTtcgtttttatttataagtGAATTCTGATCGCTATGGTTGTTCGTTTTTAAGTGATATCTGATCGCTAtggttgtttgtttttaagtgAAATCTGATATCAAGATTAAGTGTGATTGTATGGAAACCCTAAAGTCTAATGGTTGTTACTTGTAACAGGAAATTATGTGGTTCAGGCAATGGTTTTCCTTAGTTGCCAAGTTCCTTTATTTTATTGACATATGACGCAGTAGCTTTTCTGATTTGAATTGGTTTTCGTTGGGTTAAGGCTTAACATTGAAGTCTGTATGATTATTAGTTTCATACTTACACAACTTTTCAGGTTGGATGAATAGTTCATACTACTTCCTATTTTTAATTGAAGTGCGATAGTGGTCAAGAAAGTGTAATGGTAACATTGCAGTAGTTAGTATATACTAAGTGGTAGTCGtttgattgtttatttcttataattatttgttgttCTGTATTTAAATCAGGCTGACAAACCCGctgttatttttctccatttgaattattttatactgTTTGTTCTGAGGTCCTTTGGTCTTATTTGAATACTATGcaattcaattttatcattaagATGCAATCCTCCGTCCTTAAAGGCAAAAAGAGACCTAATAGGAAGCCCTCTTACAAGAAAccttttatatgattttataaaaataatgttatatttagaaCATACAGAAAGTAATTGCCTATTAATATTAGCACATTTAAAACCAGTTAAATCAAAATCTACAGGTCTTGGTAAATTAGAAGATGTATAAAGCTTGATATGCGGAGacaaagatttaaattttacaaataactcTAAAACCAGCAATGATACGATCTACAGAAAAGTCTCTTACATCGTTAGTTCCAAAATGAATAAGACAGTAAGAATAGTTACTCAAGTTTATTTCACCTTGATCCAGTTTCTTCTTAATAGTGGAAATACGATCACCACTGTAAGCTTGAAGGTCCATGTTAGAAATGCCAGATAAATGTTTACAGATTGAATCTGATAACACCAGTACATGTTTGTTGGTTGTGtctgaaaaaatgttataaaagttTGGCCATTGACACTGCAACAAATATTTTCTCCTGCAcagtaaaattcaaatatagcTTATAGGCATCACTTGCCCAGTCACCTTGTAGCTGTATCAGGTCACTAGGGACTCTAGCCTGAAAGGCAAATGACGCACCTCCCCGTCTAAAAGAATGTGTAGAGTAGGGCCATGTAAGCCAATGCTTTGGTTAAAGGTCATACATAAGTCCTCTAGTTGCATACATTAATGACTAGTTTTTGGGGAAAGAGTTTTTTATCATTGTTCAAATGAATAGCACAGACCATCACACTTTAGAATATCAAATCATCACACTTTAGCAATGTTAGCATACCATTGTGTTTAAGAttcttacatatatattattaggGACGACATTAAAAGATTGATAcaggataaaaaaattaaatcaaatagtttgggggtggggggtcAACATTGCcgcaagttttgttaatctaaaatcgattttacatatatacatattggtcattcaatttttcccaaattaagttaagagagGGGGTGTGGGGGTCAGTGagaaaactatgtgaattaagtttttttatccttcattgaacttttgatgtcctCCCTTACTCTTCGGTGCTTTTTGTGCTTAAAATTGATCTATATTGTATTGTAGGATTCCCCATTCTGAATTAAATGCATTCTGAGTAGTATTTTCAAATGCAACTATGAAAACACTTTGATCATGCTGTGTTATGTGAACTGTTGTTTATCTTTCATTGTATTTTGTGTTAATGTTGCCTGTGGTGAAAGTTGGTGATTACAGGACTTAGGTATTACTTTTTGGGCAAAGGCTCTGATGTTATCTACTGTTAAGTTTTTTGCTGTTTgcagggttctcgctaaggcgagtccatgagtcctggactcaccattttaaaaactggtgagtccacagatacatcaatattgaaatattttgtataaactgaacacagttaaacacaaatatcatcattttatagcaaaagtttaaaaagtaatctaaatttaatgtcatttcattGCTCTGTTAGGCCATGGAaactaaaatattacattatattgcaaCAAAATATATTCTTCTTGCCGTTGGACTcaccatggccaaaaatgacgagtccctggactcgccttcaaaaatccttagtgAGAACCCTGTGTTTGTTAGTTTGATAAGGACAACTTGTGacacataattgatatttactTTAAAGTAACATTTCAGCTTAAGTTACTTTGATAGGATCACATGTGATAgatcaatgatattttgtttgatgttgCATTAATTAATTAGTAATTTTCAATGTTGAGTGTATCAACTGACATAGTTTGTAAATTTgaatttctgataaaaaaaaatacagctaCCCAATAAAGCAGCACATACTACAAATGTACTACAACAGCTTTTTTTTGTCAGTACCAAATGTCTGACAATTGATTGTCAAAATAGGCTTAAATGTCTATGTATATTATAACCTAACAAAATTTTTGTGATCGGGACCAAACAGGTTTTGACTACCATATTTTCCCTCAGTTT
This Mytilus trossulus isolate FHL-02 chromosome 14, PNRI_Mtr1.1.1.hap1, whole genome shotgun sequence DNA region includes the following protein-coding sequences:
- the LOC134697229 gene encoding vacuolar protein sorting-associated protein 37A-like, whose product is MNWLIGNKSKSTAQSQTNLQAHRTKQIDSLKKANLNPSEIIPNTEYRVTFRCNNNNITLVITLPPQFPQDPPTVTVEPLVNHSWVDTQGKLIGCPSLSSFTMHSSLGQITQSIIEEFRRSPPSLVSQGFNPGAPMQYPHTGPQSGAQGGPTGYPMYGGYNPYTSPSLPPQTVSAPTIPSSSSGPSVPDDELRLPDVFAAFPELKTKSLTELNGLLNEEDKILEMIQKMSEVSKMKEDREKLSSECIELAKENLSKKPKIQQMRQWVGEKNQLFERSREEFERDQEKLMSLSDTFHPTNIQTNMKVALMEAEEESEKIVDEFLNKKMEIDEFTQKFLQIRMQSHCRRAKEEKLNQLIHQSRY